The genomic region AACCTTTGGCAGCCTGTATTTCTCTCCTTAATTTGAAGAGAGAGTTTGAAATGCCATTTGAGGTTCAGGCCATCAAATTTCTTACAGTGTTTATGAAATATGGCAATCATTTGGGAATGGAAAGCTGTATAATATTCTGCAGCAGTCGAAATTAGTTTTGAAAGGAGCCTTTTATAGCTTTCGAGAGAATCTCTGTGTGTGACATTTCAGCTACAAAGAATATTCTCTTTTTCGAGAAGTTAGTAACTAGAAAAATAGTTAAGAAAGCATAGCTCTCATCAGTCATTGCCTTGAGCATTTTGTTCAATCTCCACAATAACAAAAGGATAAACCTCATGTGTATAATTTTTGTTACCAAAAACCtttatctttcaaagaaaagagagagagtaaataaaaagagaaaggaagagaaagtgttgagatttttcttcttctttttttatttttaagaaactcTTCATATTTCTTATCATTTTACTTTGATAACATTGACAGTAATGAATTCTTCCTGCCCCGTCTAGTTAGTATCTCTTAGGTAGTATTTCTTAGTTACTATAAGctgatgtttattttccttctaataGGAATGTAAGGATACTTATTCTTGACAAAGCAGTGGTGAGAGGGTTGGATGGGGTTATTTTGGATATTGAGTGCATGTGGATATTGTATGcctcctgtttttttgttttgtttcttttctttttttttcccaaaaagctTAAAACATTCACATATACTTGGTCATGACACAGCATTGCTGTTGGCTGCAGAGCCTATCATTTATCTTAATAAAGCACAGTTTGGCACATGTATTCTTTGTGAATTAAACCAGGGAGTAAAAAAGCTACCAAGGAATAGCCCTATGCTTTCTCCTCAGTACAGACCTAATTCCTTCCTCAAACAGGTAGCTCTTAAAACTGGTCTCTTTGAATTCTAAAGATGTGGCATATCCTTTACTCTGTACAAATCAAGGGAAAGGTCCCATTTCATCAAAAAGATTTCACCCAAActgataaattatatttttgataACTTTATAATGTTCTGAACAGCTTCGTAATTGCTGGTCATCATATTTAAAGCAGTCATCATATTTAAATCTAATTAACAGACTTTGTGTTTTGTCAGAATTATCCTGCACTGGGTTAGTTTTAACATCAAAATGTAATACAGTTCAATGACAAATCCCATGGTATTTGTCGTATTTCATATTTGGAAATACTTATAATTCatactcaaaaatattttatctgtatgCTTAATAGATAAAAAGCTTAAATTATTTCCTATTCTGTATTTAATTACTCTAATTCATTTGTCACCTTGTGTACAGTAATACTATATGTGCTACATTCTAACTAAACTTGGCTTCACATGGAGCTAATGAATTGGCTTAATTGTGTGTAGCAGCGTTGTGCAGATAATCAGCATGCATTTCATAAGCTTCCATAAGCCTGTAAATTTGATGTCTGAAGATATAGGAAGTAACTAAGACTGCTTTTGGGAACTTTGTTGTCGTGTAGTTTCGTAATTTTTTTATACCAGATTAAATAATAAGCCTGCGTGGTAGGCAGTGAGAAACACTGATATATTTCTCTGTAATCTTTCATAGATCCGGAGAGGGCTTGTTATCTACATATGCTTCTTCAAAGGTGCTGATGAAGATCTTGTTCCAAAAATTGGTATGATATAACCTTTATAAATTCTTGCACTGCTTGAAAAAGAATTAAGTGATAGAGGCAGAGAAGGCAGCAACTGTTTAGGCTAGAAGTCAAAAAGCCATCAAATAGTACCAATCCAAATCAATCTGCTGGCTGAAAGAACAGCTTGGTTGGTCATATTTCATTTGACAGCTGTCTGTatctctttctctgtctgccTGCTCATGATCAACCTGTTAGAAAATCAATTCACACAGAATGATAACAGAGAAAGTGCAACACCTACTGTTTTACATATTACATGTATCGGGCAACAGCTTCAGTCCAGGACAGAACTGAACTTAGAGAAGAGTGTTTCCAAGTAATTCACGGCTTGATTTAAGAGGTATTTTAATTCTGATCTCAGTGTATGTGCAGGATATTTAAAAGTATAGCCAGTAGAGGGAGTTGGGTGGATAACTAAACTCTAAACTGTCCTTCCCATCTCATTTCAGAGATACTACATACCCTGTCAGTCTTTCAAGTGCAGCCTTCTGGTTCACAAGTGATAACAGCAATATCTgtattctttctgtcttctctgcatGCACTTGAACATTTACATTCAAGTGGAGATGATGCTGTGAATAAGGTCAAATGGTAGTGATTTTTGTCTGCCTTCGTTCAATGTAgttttgaattgtttttttgtttttctttaactcttatttcatttcttcaccCTCTTTTCTTCCATCAGTAGCACTGGGTTGCCTGGAGAATCCAATGATGATGCATGTTCCAGATAAAAATGCCCCTTTTTTGTGGCTTGCTGATAGTGGTAGTTTCACAAAAGGTCATATAGCAGTAGTCTATTTCAGGCTACATGCTGGGACCAGCAGAAAGACCTGGCAGTGTGCAAGCACAGGTGCTATTGAAAATGCTGAGAGCAGCTCTTGGTGTTCAAGGGCACAGCCTTTCTGTGATGCTAAACTAAGTTGAAATCTTTGACTGTATTTAAAACAGCATGATATGAAAATTGATTTTGTGGTCGTGGGAGTTTCATGTGGGTGATACTTCAGAATAATCACATTTTCAGCTGTGTGGCAGCTGAAACAGGCCAGTAAAAGAAAGTTCTGTTTCCTATTAAGAGATTCGTCTACCACCATCCTCCTTAGGTGTGTGTCTGTCgtatagaatattttttcctagtatgttttgaaactgtttaaatgagtttttgttgtcatttaGACTTCAATGAGATGACTAGTACCCTCACAGGTTTTAAAGAGTTGGAGGACATTTGGGGGGAATTATTTGATTTGTTgtaaaaacactggaaaatatgaTGCTAGTAAATGCAACAAGTCTGTTTGCAAGTTTACACATTGCAGTTTGTGGGTTAAATTGCATCTCTGaccttcctgcctgcctcctcTCTCAAAAGACAAGCTGACAACTGCACATCTCCAAGTGGAAGGCTGAAGGGCACTCACTCCACATGAGACCTAAGTGCTGAGCCTGGGGCTTCAGCAGTATCAGTTAGACGTTGGATCCGGCTGCAAACTACTCCAAccagaatgaaaagaaagtcAGGACAGAAACATCTCCAGAGTGCACCAAAGATGGTCTTATCTCCTACAACGTACAGGGTTCTGTAAATGTTGCCTGAGTACCACACAACAAATTTAGGGTCACTAATTGAATCCCGGGCTCCTTTGGGGAGCTCCAACTATAATAAACTATATGATTTCAGACAGACAGCCACCATCCCCCTCAAATAACTCTTTAGATGTATTATATTCATATAAATATCCTTCATATTCTTCACAATACTCTGACATCTTAGCTGGTTAATAGTATTTTTCGACTGTCCATGTTTCTGTTCTGTTAGCTTCTTTTACCTCAATCATTTGTCCTATCTTGCAGTATCTTGATGAATCTTAAATCTTGTTTTATGATGTTATATTAGGGCCAGGTTAATTTACTTTAGTTCcactaatttttgttttatttttatttgcagtcaACACGCTGTTGAATGTAAAATtaagtgaaaatgaaagtgGAGAGTACGTATCTGTCCTTGATTTACCAGGCAATGTGCTCATCATACCACAGGCTACCCTGGGTGGTAagctgaagggaagaaagatgCAGTACCATGCaaacattgaaaaagaaaaagggctgGAACTTTATTCTCAGTTTGTGACTTTATGTGAAAAGGAACTGGCTGCCAATGCCAAATGCATGGAAGCCGGTGTTCTTGTCAAGTATGGCACATATGGAAACAGACAGGTGTTAAAACTGGATACAAATGGACCTTACACTCATTTGGttgaattctgaaaaaaataaatgatatcCTGGATACAGTACTGGCTGTAGCTGttgtcttttttcatttctaagtaTTAATGTACTTAAATGGTTTGGGAGATACACTATAAGAAGGACATTCACTCATCTGTGCTGGTGTTACTAATCCCATTAAATAGAAGGATGCCTTAGACTGCTTTGCAATAATGAGCGTGTGTTTTACGTATATACTCACCTGAAGGATTCTTAAAATAATTAGGATTGATCCAATGAAAATGTCTCATTTGGAAGgggtttttgcctttttttttttgttttttggatgGAATTTTACTAGTAAGGTCATGCATACATTTGTTACTTCAAAATAACGACAAAATATTACTGTATTAGCTGTGGTAAAGTACACTTGAGGAAGGAAAGTTTatggattaaaaagaaagaatgctgTAGCTGTAATTATTTGTTACCCAATTTCCTGAGTCAGATACTTAATTATTGCCTTTCTGCTTTCCATctataaaatagaaatgctttCTAGTTCACAAAGATAGTGAAAGCACAAATTCACTGAATTTTTAGCCTTTCAGATAGTAGCTACTAAATATCAAAGGCTGCCCCCCCTCATCCAGCATATGTAGAGGCAGGACTTTCAGGTAGCACTAGGACTAAACATAGGACTGAATAAGACAGCCTGTACAGAGCTGGCAGTAAGAAATAGCAAGGCACATCTAGAAACTGAAGTCAGGGCAGTACCACTGAATTGCTTTCTGGAAGGTTGCGCTCTGAATGTCCTCAGATGTGCTTTTGACGGGCTGCTTGCTGTAACTTGTTCTGTGTCCTTGTTACCTTCATCTTGTTGTCTATTCAGTTCTTTCATAACAGAGCCTCAGGAAAAGGactggaattttaaaatgaagacaaaaataaaaatgctacaaCATATGCCATCATCTTCATTGTTCTTTCTGCCTGTGCGATTTCATTTCACCTTTTTATATACTGAATCTGAGGCAGAGACGAGCTTATATTTCTTATATACACTGTGCTAGCCCATTTGGGGTCCTAATCCCAGCTGACTCCTCTGCAGTATTGTAATGAATATTATTAACAGATGGCATTAAGATAGCAATGGCAAATTCTGTGTCACAAGGCAGTGGGAACGAAACGGTTACATTAAAACGTGGCAAGTTCAAAACTGATTCAAGTTCACATAACCTGAGCCAAGTTTCTCCTTTGCTACTGCATCACGTTTTTTTAAGTCAGTAATTTAAAAGGTTTCAAAGTGAAATTAGACATCTATATGGTTTACAGCAATTATCCAGAattccagtttaaaaataaattattctggAAAAGATGTAAAACCTCATGCTTAGTGTGCATGCCTGCTTGTGCATCGTGGATcagtatttacaaatattttgtccttatccttatttttaataaaacatagcTGAAGGGGTGATCTGCAAGCTCAAGCTATACTATGAGAATCACATTCTCTGAACGGGTATAAAGCTCATAGTTTTGATACGAGAGTAATAGGATTTTTCAGATTAATATAATGTGTACAGTTAGTAATTCTGAAATACCTAAGGATGTTCAGTTCCTGGCACTGGGTATTCTCACAGTTGAAAACATCTATTCACATAAATGGGCTGGAAATATTAGCTAGGTCCCAGATTACGTATTTATTCATTAATAATTAACCTTTATGACAGACACAATACGAATTGTATTCTAAATTCTTCTTAGAGGCATTTAAATAAGATTGTCCTGATACGAATAACTAGTACAGATTCTTTATGATTTGTCTGCTTGAGAGAactgtttttattcctctttctgttGTGGGCCAAATCCTAAAAATTGCTGATTAACACCACTATTCACTTTACAGGAATTGCAGTTATTCAGTATATCTCAATAACTGATCCTTTGAAGGATAATACAAAGcctgcagatattttttttattggctCCAGAAAGATCTTTGGCAGCCTGACAATTCATTCTCTATATTTCAAGAACTCTGCAATTTCTAAGAGGGGTGAGCTTGCAAATGTTTAGTGAAAAACAGACTTCAGACCAAACTCCATCTTGGACCGATGTCTCAtataaaacacatgaaatttGACTTGTATTTCAGTAGTTCTTAGGAGAAGAGAAATCCTGAGTTTCTGTTAGAAGGTGGCGTCTTTGTGTATTATCGGCCAGTTTCTGATGTAGTGTATGCATCTTGGGATACTGATTTCTGCCATCTTCCGCAACAACAATTGGCAGCTTGTTGGATGGTGTGCCCTTTGTACTGCTTTATTTATATCTGCTATTGATTCACGATGCATTTACTGAAAGAAGCCATTTCTGAACAACGTGATGGACCATACTGATGAAGAAAttgattaaaattattttttcaaagccaAATGCTCATTACTTTCTGACATGAATATATGCGTTAAACAGATGACATGGCACACTTCTTTAAACAGTCTTTATTCTATGACTAGGCAAAAGCTCAAATAACTATCCTATTCTACACTCGGAGAATATTTATTCTGTAAGATGTTTAATATTTCACACTTCCTTAAAATAAACTGTGAAAGGAGTAGTCATTATGCTATTCTAGCATGGCCTCCCAGTTCATCAGGAACTGTTCTGTCAGGTTTTTATGACCTTGTTTGCAGTGTGCACACCCAGATTGTGTGAGCTGAGCATGCATGGACTATGGACTGCTCTCATAAAACCAATGAGTTGAGGTTGCAATAGTTCGTTTTTCAGTCAGCACTATTCCTGCTTCCTTCCTGTGCCCTTTGTAGAAATCCTTACCTCTATTGTTACACACAGTATGCAACATAAAAATACTAGTCCAGAATTGCAAGGTAATAACCATCTGTACTTAAGTACAATTAAACAgacccttctttttctttgtgtaatCTGGGAATCTTTAGCATTTTACCTGAATGCCTGGAGCAAGTGTCCATGAATCTCTCCTGCTAGTATTAATTGACCAGCTTTGCTCTGGAAAACAGAATCACTATGGAGATACCCATCCACACTTGAAAGCAtagttttttaaaatctctggaTTTGGTGCAATAGCTAGCTTAATTTCATGTTTCTGCTAACTGTGTGTCATTGGGGCATCTATGACACCGTGTAGCCCAGTAATACAGTATTGCTATTGCTACTAACAGTCCACAAGCTTTGTCCTGATTTTACAGAACCTCTGGATGGAGGCTTATCAGCCTTACTTTGCCTGAATTCACTGATCTTGGAGTTTTGGTTTTACTTGATTTTGCTGTAACAATTTTTCTAATGACAGGAGACTATGGctaatttgttttactttgcttcgTATGGTAATAACCACAGTTTTTATATAGCTATTAATAGTAAGTTATTCTGTGTAGAATTATATATTTATGACTCTAACAAAATGTTAAATTGTAGAGTAATAAAGGCCCATTAGGATAGCAGTGACCTTGAGacaccagctgcagcagaggggagtACATGCATGGATGCTAAGATGGATGGGGCACAGACTGGCACTGGAGGTGCTAAGGCTATAAACAACTTGCCAATTGGCAGTTAAAAAATGCAGACCTGGAGCTGGACAAAACTAATTTAGGGGTAAAAACAAGAGCAGAACAAGTATctaacataaataaaatgcacTATATGTAGTTGCAGGccagtgaagaaaaaggaaggtgtAAAACTGTGACAAGTACCCCCTGCTCCAGACACCTGGTAATAGGGTTAGCATAACCAATGCCACTTTGTAAGGCAAATGTCTATTATATGTAAGCTGACTGGTCACCTAATACCCCTgcttcctccccttctttttggcattgtaataaaaacatttggCCACCAGGGTTGTCACCAGGATGTGGTGATCCCTGTTACAGAACAGAGAAGCCTCCTGCCGGCATTGTGATGAGGTCGTTTGTCCATCAGTGCTAACACCAAGGCGCTGGATTGCCAGACGTGAAGACACCCGTTACAGAACAGAGAAGCATTACAGCACGTGAGATGCTGCCTATAAATCCAAGAAGCTGCAAGTCTCAAGTGGGAGTGAGACTGGAACTGCTGGTGGACTGTAAAACCTGTGATCCCCTGCTGGTCAGGGATGTCTCCAGCATCATCTGCTTCTTCTGGGGACTGAGTAAATGACTCGTGTTCTTCTAGCTGAATTCTGAGTCTAGATTATGACTATTGCATCACGAGTTTATTATTAAGAATTTAACCCGATCTGCAGAGGGTCAATGTGATTAAAAAGTCAGGGTGACTAATAATTCTAGGTAACAAGAAAGTTACACTAATTACTAGAAATTCTTTACAACAATAAGCTATGCCAATCaataaaaattgtaaataaCAATAAGCTATGCTGATTGCTACTTTTgtaattataaattataattataaCCTCAACCCCGTGGCCAGGCCTCACTCTGCCAAGGATCCCTAAAAGAACCTGTCTGTCCCCGTAGTGTTGGGTGGCAAAAACCTAATTTGAAAGCATGTAAAAACAGACCCAGGTTAATCcaaaagaggagaaggagagaaagaagaagaaaccaTAAACACCAAGTTCTCAGTCCCGTGGCACAAGACTCTGGATGCTCATGGTTCACTGCACTCTCACCGCCTCCTGGAAGCCATCAGTCTTGAGAACCAGGGGGGTGGTGAAAGCATACATGTAACACCAGGTAGATTCTAGTAGCACATGTATAACAATTTTAACTGCATTGTTATTTCTAAAACTATATGACTGTATTGCACGTTTTCTTCTTAAACCAGAGCTGTCCACTGGTTCAATTACTGCCAGTGTGTGGCTTTGGGCAAAGCAATTTTCTGCTCCACTTCTTCCGTCTATAAGACAGagtgaaaacaaggaaaaaaatgtttaaaaacaccgcttttttcctcttatacCGATTGCAAAAAATCACCTCAGTTCCTGTTGTTGCTTTGGAATGCAGCATGCACTCACATCTCTTCATCTTTGTTGGAGCTACACAAATTGGCCTTAGCCTCTGCCTTATAAATGTGTCTTGAGCTAACATCCACAGAGCACTTTGAGTACCTCAGTGAGCTGTGTGGTATCACTACAAACAACTCTATACTGTTTCTAAAATAGAAACTACCTACTGAGCatggaaatgcaaataaatggtTTTCCTATCGCACTGATCTAACtcagatacatatatatatatgtttctgcATGTCTTGTTATTGTGAATTTAAGATTGTTTTCTATTCACTTTAATTGTATTTGTTTGTGTAAGTGCTGCAGTATGTGCCCTATTACGTCAATATGTATTAAAATGCGAGTGAAGAACTCAGGCTATTTAGATGTACTCCATTAGAAAAGAGGTTGTAACATGGTTTCTAGATTAACAGTGAAAGCAAAAGGTTTTTGGGAGGTCTTAATAATCACTTGGCAAACCATATTTGGATCCTATTAATGTGCAGCTAATTCTTGTCAGAATGCTTTATCCAGCATTCTTCAGGTATTTAAAattcacaaaaaatatatatatattattcatttttaccAATGAAGACTGATCTTTTATTCATATGTTGAACTATTTGAGATTTATGTGCCATGGTTTTGATAGGACACATTTCCCTTCCttatttcacacttccattttgGTAGCAGTATCTTATATTTTCTAGGCCTGcatattacttttatttacattttaggATTAAGAATAACACCAAGACTGTGTAATTGCTTGACAGAAATTCAGACCTTGTATTTTGTGATAGTACAAAGAGTGACTATGCTGGGAACAAAAAGAAGTCTGGAAGTAACTAAGCGTTAAATAAAAccatatattattttaattattcaatCTGTAAAAACACAAAGATTCGTAAGTAAGGCTTTGTGAAAAAATCCAATAGAGTTTGATTATGCACCTTCAGAAGACCTCTACTGTAGGGAAGTAAATGTTTCAATATGGGGATTTAAAGCACTCAAGTAGTTACTGTCTCAACTGAGAGAGCAGTAACAGACAACCGTGGATACTAATGGCTACAGCAGTTCTACAACTGTGCATGTTACAATGCTCATAGGCAcattagtatttttattcagtatttttattcagaTTAAAGCCAAATGTTAATTGCCTGTTGCTGATGATGTAACTGTTTGCAGGATCACACCTTAATGGTCTGATTCTGTACTTAAATAGGTACGTTGTATAATTTCttataatttcaaaaataaagtaaaaatatatgtataatctTATAATTACATTCTTTCTTGCAGactttaaaatataatgtaacttggttttgtttgctatGTAATTACATGGTGATGTTTCATCTGCTTCAAATTAGGCTCCTGGTCCTGTGATTGTTACTCACACTTGCACAGTCCCACTGAATTCAAAGGAATACATTCTTTTCTGTCGCTGTAGTCACCGAGGATTATAAAgctataagaaagaaaatattttgcttagaGGCATATGTGACTGCATAGATATTCTACTATGAATGAAATTTGTCTGGCAGAACTGATTCATGCTCTAAATCATTCAACCCACTTTACCAAAATAGACTAACTAATGAGAAGACTAATCAGTTTTGTGCATTGCAATTATTTGCCAGTTGCTTATTTTATTAACTAATTTGCTATTGAAGCTCAGTCAGGACTAATGGAGAAAGGGAGAATTGAATTAATACATGGTGAATACATTTAATTATCCTATTTTTGCCTGTTTTAGAACAGAACACTATAAATGCATAAcactatattttttatttttttttaatttcaggttGAAAAGGGTAAAGATAAAAACAATATGCATTACTGCTGATGTAGATGCTAATTTGAATCAGTGCATGGTTAACACTCTTGTTGACCAATTTAGGGAGGAAAAATCATATTAAAGAATCGAGGTTAGCTACAAAACCAATAAATGGAGATTGTTATCCTCATAAAGTACTGCTGGCGCAAAGCAGTCTTAAAGCTGATGTATCCAGAGCTGATGTGGAAGGAGAACCCTGCATCACTGTTCCTCATTATTCCAACtgatttgtttcagtttggCATTATAACAGCATTCCTTAGAGCTGATATCACACATGTTGGGGTCTGGGAGAGATGGTTCTTGGGAAGAACTGAGCAACATTATTTCTCACTGAGTGATGCTTTTTCTTGCCCTATGCTTATGCAACATTTAGCATTATGAGATGCTAATATTGAGTGGGTCTCTGCTTGTCACCACAACAGAGTGAATAATAGTAGAAATAGTAACAGCAATAATCTTCTAAAAATTATTCTAGATgggttcttttttgtttatgaTCTACGCACAGTCAGCCCTTCACAAGCATTACCAGATCCTTCTGTTACCTCAGAAATGTCAGAGACAgtaccttttgtttttctggagtTTATTACTGAACACATCATAGCACCAACAGTTTTTGAATAGAAATTGTTCACTTGACCTTTCTCACAAGTGAAATGACAGATCACTTTATGTTGAGCAGCAGCAACTCATCTTCTCATCAAAATAAGGTTAACTGAGCAAATAACTCTTTTCTGGGGGTATACGTTACTTCCAATACTAGGGGTGAACACCTTTACATCAGCAGCAGTTTGTAGAGttgatttctgtgaaatataCTATGGAAATAGTTTCCTACTTGAGGCATGAGACATTCGTGTACTCTTCATTACCACATACATTGGCAGAAATTTCTTGTAAAAGGTCGCTGCATCAGTGCTCATATTTCTTCACCACAGGCAATTCGGCAAAAATGAAACCAGTGTCCAAATACGGTAATGCAGGCTGGTGCCCTTAAATCTGCAGCAGAATATAACCAGGAAGTTCTGTGATAACACGTTTTGAAATACTCCTTAGTGGTACAGTGCGCATGATTGAATGCACATGTTCATGTAGGATTACACTGTATGGAAACTCTACACCTTGAATCTATTTGAAGATGAACTTCTGAGCTTATGTAAGGGCTAGACACTATTTTGACTCCTACGCTTATGTATCCCAAGCATTATGCCCTCCCCACAGTGGTTTGCACCACTTCAAAGAAGATAGCTCCAGAGAACCTAGTTTGTGGAAAGGAATCTTAGCTTTCCCCTCCTCAGTTTAACCAATGCTGTACTGGAAGAATAATATGATAAAAGGTCATTGCTAAGATTTGTTATCCAGCCGAAAAGTCTTTAATTCCAGAAggcattattttcttcatcagctttgtaacagcagctgaagttgtggaattaaaaccagaaaatattaCTACCACCAAAGTAACTTGTTGCCAGCAGAAACTGGACCTCAGGTCTGTCTGCTAGTTTGCTCTACAAGGTAGCTGGTGGAAtgcaataatatatatatatatatatatatatatatatcttatgtATATATAGAGATAGATATCTCAACACAGCTGGGCGTGAGCTACAAAACCAtaacaagattatttttttaactaaaaatggTTAAGATATGTTTTCTCTTTAGTGTGACAGACCTTCAACTTTGAAGACACAGTTCAGAAAAGAACATTCCCTGAACAGAAATTTTCAGGTAGCCAGTGAACTCACTTATGAAAAATTCCAAGGATGGAGGTAATTCCCTATGATATAACAACATTCGATTGGCATAGCTGTTTAGTAGAGCACAACAGGGGAGACACCCACAAGAGTCTGTTTCACCGCCTCAGTAAGATGCAGAATGACTCGGTGACTTGGGATCTGCTCTTGATCTGGGGTCAAATGTATATGGGTGAAACGCATGTGTAATTGTGACTTTTGCATGGGTTAGGCCTGATAAATGATGCAGACTATAAACTGGATGTCACTACTGTGCTGGTGTAGTGTGAAGGAGCCCCAGCCCTCGCCATGAAGCAAGGATCAGCAGTCATGACAGACGCTGACCAGAACCGGCTGTAAATCTCAACAGGACCAACAGAGCTCCACAGCTCTGTGAGACAGCTaccctaaataaataaataaggcaaTAAAATCGCCGTTGCCTGCTCAGGCGTTAGGACGGCGGCAGCTCTATCCCCTTCGCAGCGCCTcggcccgggcccggccgctTTACCTCAGTGACGCCCGCGCCCTGCCCGGGCCGCTCCCGCCCTCTCGGCCGGACCGCGGAGCTCCATGGCTCCGGCCCCGATTGCGCCGCCCTGCGAGGCGGCGCCGGCGGCACCTCCctcccgccggccccggccgcccccctccGCCCTCCCTCCGCGGgcggagccgagccgagccccgcGGGCAGCCCGCGGGAGGCAAGCGGCGGGCCCTGCGCCCAGGTaccggcagcggggccgcggggcgagCCTTCACCGCTgccgccgggggctgcgggggggaaGCGGGGCGGTGGCCGGGCGGGCCGGGTCCAAACgccgagggggcggcgggggctggggctggccgaGGCCTGCCGGTGGGAAGCGCCCCGGcagcccgccgccgccgggaggCCGCCCCCGGCTGCGAGAG from Anser cygnoides isolate HZ-2024a breed goose chromosome 5, Taihu_goose_T2T_genome, whole genome shotgun sequence harbors:
- the DTD2 gene encoding D-aminoacyl-tRNA deacylase 2 isoform X2; translated protein: MRRPAAGRLSPGDAGPDMAAARPVLARAMLQQCLSARLQVRPPENGAEAEWVETPHPVSTPGSSPTHVLSAQVTLSAFTTGQGTWQLGIRRGLVIYICFFKGADEDLVPKIVNTLLNVKLSENESGEYVSVLDLPGNVLIIPQATLGGKLKGRKMQYHANIEKEKGLELYSQFVTLCEKELAANAKCMEAGVLVKYGTYGNRQVLKLDTNGPYTHLVEF
- the DTD2 gene encoding D-aminoacyl-tRNA deacylase 2 isoform X1, whose amino-acid sequence is MRRPAAGRLSPGDAGPDMAAARPVLARAMLQQCLSARLQVRPPENGAEAEWVEAKFHFRHLTQSPLLGPLLPTCCQHRLRSVPSRRDKGRGSSGHFTDNSKSTQHNFPAQLPACHYIRRGLVIYICFFKGADEDLVPKIVNTLLNVKLSENESGEYVSVLDLPGNVLIIPQATLGGKLKGRKMQYHANIEKEKGLELYSQFVTLCEKELAANAKCMEAGVLVKYGTYGNRQVLKLDTNGPYTHLVEF
- the DTD2 gene encoding D-aminoacyl-tRNA deacylase 2 isoform X3 gives rise to the protein MRRPAAGRLSPGDAGPDMAAARPVLARAMLQQCLSARLQVRPPENGAEAEWVEIRRGLVIYICFFKGADEDLVPKIVNTLLNVKLSENESGEYVSVLDLPGNVLIIPQATLGGKLKGRKMQYHANIEKEKGLELYSQFVTLCEKELAANAKCMEAGVLVKYGTYGNRQVLKLDTNGPYTHLVEF
- the DTD2 gene encoding D-aminoacyl-tRNA deacylase 2 isoform X5, producing the protein MNKASQQVVTLNWKQKCQRIIHIRRGLVIYICFFKGADEDLVPKIVNTLLNVKLSENESGEYVSVLDLPGNVLIIPQATLGGKLKGRKMQYHANIEKEKGLELYSQFVTLCEKELAANAKCMEAGVLVKYGTYGNRQVLKLDTNGPYTHLVEF
- the DTD2 gene encoding D-aminoacyl-tRNA deacylase 2 isoform X4; its protein translation is MHFTDNSKSTQHNFPAQLPACHYIRRGLVIYICFFKGADEDLVPKIVNTLLNVKLSENESGEYVSVLDLPGNVLIIPQATLGGKLKGRKMQYHANIEKEKGLELYSQFVTLCEKELAANAKCMEAGVLVKYGTYGNRQVLKLDTNGPYTHLVEF